The Borreliella mayonii genome has a segment encoding these proteins:
- a CDS encoding 5'-methylthioadenosine/adenosylhomocysteine nucleosidase — translation MNNFLIKFFLFVLVFSNGYFAFSKNINVLIITAMDSEVEQINKLMSNKEEIVLKEYGLNKKILKGKLSNRNVMTIVCGVGKVNAGMWTGYILSKYNISHVINSGVAGGVVSAKYKDIKVGDVVVSSEVAYHDVDLTKFGYKVGQLTVLPQKFSANKSLINKAIEAVKSRVKGSNAYSGLIVSGDQFIGPAYISKIIGNFKDVIAVEMEGAAIGHVSYMFNVPFIVIRSISDIVNKEENEVEYSKFSKLAAFNSAKVVQEILRIL, via the coding sequence ATGAATAATTTTTTAATAAAATTTTTTCTTTTTGTATTAGTTTTTTCAAACGGATATTTTGCTTTTTCTAAAAATATCAATGTTTTAATAATAACTGCTATGGACTCTGAGGTTGAGCAGATAAACAAGCTTATGTCTAATAAGGAAGAAATAGTGCTTAAGGAGTATGGTCTTAATAAAAAGATTTTAAAGGGGAAGTTATCTAATCGCAATGTTATGACTATTGTTTGTGGGGTTGGTAAGGTTAATGCAGGTATGTGGACTGGCTATATTTTGTCAAAATACAATATAAGTCATGTAATTAATTCTGGAGTTGCTGGTGGTGTTGTTAGTGCTAAATACAAAGATATTAAAGTTGGAGATGTGGTAGTGTCTTCAGAGGTTGCATATCATGATGTTGATCTGACTAAATTTGGATACAAGGTGGGACAGCTTACAGTATTGCCTCAAAAATTTAGTGCCAATAAGAGTTTAATTAATAAAGCTATAGAGGCCGTTAAATCAAGGGTTAAAGGCTCTAATGCATATTCAGGATTAATAGTCTCAGGAGATCAGTTTATTGGTCCAGCTTATATTAGTAAAATTATAGGAAATTTTAAAGATGTAATAGCTGTTGAGATGGAAGGTGCAGCAATAGGGCATGTTTCTTATATGTTTAATGTACCTTTTATAGTTATTAGGTCAATATCTGATATTGTAAATAAAGAAGAAAATGAAGTTGAATATAGTAAATTTTCTAAATTAGCTGCTTTTAATTCAGCTAAAGTTGTACAAGAAATTTTAAGAATTCTTTAG